The following nucleotide sequence is from Oryzias melastigma strain HK-1 linkage group LG3, ASM292280v2, whole genome shotgun sequence.
tgtttctgtttgtccCCAGCGGACTACATCGTCATGCAGTTCGGCCGTGTAGCAGAGGACGTCTTCACCATGGACTATAACTACCCGATGTGTGCCCTGCAAGCCTTTGCCATTGCCCTCTCTAGCTTTGACAGCAAGCTAGCCTGTGAATAGACTCCAGCCTGAACGAACACTCAGAGAGGAGCTGATCAACACGTCCTTAAGGGCTGTCTGTGTGTCCCTGGGACTGCTTCCACGTTCTCTACATCAGAGCACCTTGGAGGTTCTGCAtttcccaaaaaaagaaaaaaaagcttttttttttttggtcttctgTTTTATGTGTGTTTCAAAGAGTGTGGAAGGAGAGAGGGGTTGGGGGGTATTTCAGGATAGTCCTGATTATTGGAAAAGACCAAGCACAAAGAGAAATCCACTTgccaaattaaattaatttgtctGGATAACTAGTCTCCTAACTAGTGTTCTTTTGTGCTGTTGCAGCATTTTGATAGCCAGCATTGTTCCTTTATGTAGTAGATGTAGAAATGTATAGTTTTCCTGTGAATTCTTAATAATAGCTGgttcaatttttcattttgactggtttttctgtcacaaaaacCACACAAATCTTGCTTTATCATGCATGAATTCTGCTTTTATTGGtataaatcaaaacacaacatgcatgaagatgtatttattttattgcattatttttatggtgtttTCTGCTGTCATTGTAACATCAGGGTCGGCTTCATGGAGCAAATCCACAGTCAGAAGAAAAtcctcttgtgaatcaaataaaaaagggcAAAGAGAAAACATTGATTCAAAGTGACATGGATGTGAATGTAAAGGATGATGGTgcactttactttaaaaacctGTGATGAAGGACATTCTGCTGTACATACTTTGTTGTGCCTTTGAAGACTAATTCTGGTGTTGAACTTGGAACCGGGCTTGAACTGCTCTATAGGTTTCCTCATTCATGCGTACATTATTCAGAATTCCATTTTGTAGCACAGATTTCATCCAAACAGGCAAAACCTGCAAAGAAATATTTATCCAAGGAACAACttccattttaaattcaaatcttGTGATTATTATTATGCATATCACAGAAATAAGCTTTTACAAAGTAACCTATGTTTGGGTAAAAGCTTTCAAAGTCACTTAAGCGCAGGGTTTGTACGTGCATCCTCCACTATCTGCTTGAAACAAAATGTACCAAACAGAGATTTTCACAAATCCAAACACTCTAAATCCAGCACACACTTTCCATCTCTTGCGTTAAACCTTTCTGCTTCACTGAGGTGCAGACTGACACGCTCCTCATTTGGCTGACGGCAAGTTTCTGCATTGCAGGGCGTTCACTGTTTTGCTAAATATTATTCCTGTGTTCCTGTTTCTTATTATGGGACAGTCTCTTTTCTCAGTTGTATGATGGTAACTTTTTGTATTCTGCAgccaattaaaagaaaaaaaaaatgagctgaaTGGCAGCAAAAAACAATCTCCGGCACCACTATTGTTACTGTGGATTATGAAGAAATCTTTATCAAATGTGCTATTCTTGTACTCGATATTTGGAAATTGTTGATACTCTTACTGTAAAGGAAGCAAAggctctttcatttttgttagtGCTGTTGTCCTACTGTAcaaaaaagacatgttttttttttgtgatagtATAGACACAATTCTTtgttcatgaaaaataaacttacatGGGATCAAactatttgttcttttttctattaaaaataaagttagctGTCACCTTGTTTTGGGACTTCTTTATTCTGTTGAGGTAAAGCTTGTGTGATGCACAAAGTAGGCATTTAGGCTCCACAAAATCCTAGTCATTCTCAACAGTACTGACAAAAAGATAAATGCAACCATTTATTTCCTGCAAGAATGAATTAATTAAGCTTTAATTGTCATATCCAAAATCAACACAAAGAACCGTTTAATTTGCTAAAATTAATCAAGATGTACTCATGCTAGCTGCACACGGGTCCATGCTAACTGCTAAAGCTAATCACTATAGATGAACTACTGTGATTAGTGTTTGCATGCTAGCTGCTAAAGCTAATCACTGGATGAACTActgtgaaaataaagaaatgtcaaCATAAATACTATTTCAAATTAATtagctttttgctaaattagGCTGTACGAAGCCTAAATAAACGATGAAAGCTATTTAATACAGAGAAAAGGCAGGATGCTGGGATACCTAGTGCTTAAGCAGGACATTTGCAAACGAAAGATAAGTATTCCTGACTAAAGTAGGCTATTTATGACTTTCAAAGATTGTGTTTAATGAGTTGACAGTTTTTggttgtaatttttaaaaaaagaagaaaaacataataattcaaaatttATTAAAGTGACCAAAACCAATCACTCATCATCTAAAGGTACTAAAAATTTTTTTACACCACAGTGATTgacataatttaaatatataaagagTGTCTTTCAGTATTTACACAATGAGAATTCACCAACAGATGTTTCTAATTAAACTGTTGAAGTGACCTGGAATCGGAATAACTGAGAACACCTGTGTGGACACACAGagtggctatgtccaaattcccactctaatctctaactactaaaaaaactatatagtgccctggattttaaaagcaattcagacaccatgctcactgcttttttttttgttttgttttttttttttgtacatggaggatatgacgtcacagatttcaggaagtgaaaatctaattattacaaatatttaatgatatctatttataaatccactgtgttctgatgatgaaaatgtgcatagtttgtttaaaaaaagatacatttaaacattttttttctgcaaaaattgttcaaaagcaatgcattatggtctatattttcTAATATTGTGAGTATAGATGTACacttgtttttcaaaaagacttctgggaaatttctagtgcagtctattttgaaattgtagatttggacagcaatACAAAATAGTGAAtagtgagggaatttggacaaagcctGTGTTTGTGTACCACTGAGCatatacgagaactggactgagtgacgcCTAGGATTctgaacaggaagtacccaccagtcccaaaaagccaaaatcccacagacttcttttgagaaatTAACAGCTCAGTCATTATACTTGTCAAAATAACCATACTTCCACACTCGCTCTgctacttttttaacatgtttttgctaaccctatttgttttgaaagttatttaagttataaactggccaatcaggtgcctcaTTTCAaacgttcaaaacttttgattgacagattctcctgagacagtttttaaatgttaggGGTGTGGACTGCTGATTGGTGGGattggttgccatggaaatggtGACTGACTGTTTCCAACATGGTCGCGCATGAATTGtgactgaattgatttcattttgttgttagtcattttctatgagtgatgtcacactcacacaatccagttctcttatacagtcagtggtgtgTACCTGAGCTCTTGAAGGTGGGAAGGCCCAGTCACACAGAAGTAGACATCTTAAGACTAAACACTGCTTAACAAAAGCACAACAAGAAGAGGCTCTCACATTAAGTATTAAAGGAAACTTGTGTTTAAACTGCATCTGCTCTCATTTTTGGCTGAATAATAAACACATCGGGGTTAAGTGTCGACACAGGCGGGTTGACCGTGTGCTTGAAGGGTAAATTCAAACACAATGAGCATCTTCACGTATCTCTCCTGTTCCTCATCCTCAGTCCGCTCACCCCGACCTCCTTGGGTATTTCCGTGTGGATTtcagcttcctcctcctcctcctccgggcTCAGCAGATACTCTTCAATGTCCTCCTCTGCCTCTTCGTCTGGGTTGGAATACTCCTCACAACTGAAAAGCAGGTTTTCTGCTTCCATCAGCGgatcatcatcttcagcttcctcctcgtcctccatCTCTGTTTCCTCATCTTCTTCCTCCacgtcttcttctttttcttcctcttcctcctcggtGTCCTGTTTGGGGTAGTGGAAGACTCGTTTTTGGTCGCTGAAGgttatttgcttttttccttCACGGTAACTCTGCAGCTCTTTGCTTACTTCCAAACCAAGTCTCTCCTGTCTCGTTTCATCAGTGCGCTGAGGGGAGGGGAGcaagtgctttttttcctcttcttcttcctcctccacatTCTCATCAATTCCTTCTTCTACGTTCTCAATTTCCTCCTCCAAAATTTCcacttcttcctcttcctcctcatctgttgcttcatcttcttctgtgtcctcttcttcctcatcttcctcttgcACTGTGGAGAGTTTTCTTGctgtcatttcttcctccactTGCTCCATCCGCTCTGCCAGAGCCTCTGGAGTTTGCTGGCAGGGAGGTTCGTTTAGCGTGGCCATGTTGACTCTATGTCGGCGGCATGGATTCTCATTTTTAGGGTAGGTCTCCTCTGGGTAGCCTGGGTTAACATACAAAAACCCCAAActtataaataaatgctcaCTGAAGAGAAAACTTTCCATTACAAAAAAGGAgctgaaaaaacaacttcagaCCTTCCCAGTCGGCTCCATAGGCCATCTCCTCCGCCTCCATCTCAGGAGACGCTCCGTCCAGACGGCCCTCCTGCATCAGCAGCGTGATCTGTCGAAGCTGCCgcagcagcttctcctcctTCTTTGATATGGAGGTTTTACTCCTCCGCCTCCTGCTACTAAGAACAGGGCAAACACCGACCACATAATGAGGGAGGCTGCAATTATTAGACGCATGCCTTTGAAAGACATCGTCTGTTTGATATGCAATTAATGAATAtcgttgttcacctttcggcacatcccctcaggggtcgccacagtgagtCAACTTTCTCTGATCTGCACGTTTGGTTgggcagagagttttacacccttcctgacacaaccctgtattttatacCGGCTGCGGACCAACACAGGGTGACCCAGACTCCGGCGCCCTTGTGGCTACATTGTTAGACAGTAGCATGAAAGGTCACGCCCCTTTGGAAACAAACCCAAAGGGTTTTCCATGTTCCAGTCCTGTATGTAGCCAACTGAGCCATAATGAGTATTGTCAtctaaaaaagttgaaaactcTCCTTTAGAACAGAAGTCCCCAAaatacggcccgtgggccggatccggccctcctccacatttggtccGACCCCCCAAAAACTATCagagatgcattttttttttccctcaatctGACCGGTCTAGACCCCatacatgactttttattccacccctTTGCACCCTGAACTATGACGGGAAAGGTtggactatttattggtttcattacgtgaatgctgtaaagcattcCAAAATTTCTGtgaaatgctagctgttttggctattttgggctttttttcccaaaatttttaggctaattttcagtttagctaatattttagctttatgctagctgttttggcaaaatttgacattttaccatttttttttagactaatttgacacttagctaatcttttagctacatgctagctgtttggctattttagattttttttcatttttttaggccaatttggcattttgaccatattttagctagcattttcagctttattattttctgtgaagattacagaaataaattatttaaaaatgtggttatgtgtggctttctggacaGACATTAATGTTTATGTGTAGACTgtaattgttacactttttctgcttcttcttgtttttcttagcctataccgaccccggccccacatcagagaagaaaacagttgtctggccctcacaagaaaaagttttgggacccctgctttagaatATTAATTCTCTAAATTCTAAGGGTTTGACGCAAATACAAGATAAACATCTTTTTAGTCAGTACTGATTTCTCCTAGTTAAGTCTTGAAAACGCAGCAAGTGATTAGTTATAAttgaaaactgatcaaaaaaaataatctttttctttatgtaatATAGATTTTACTGCACAAACATTCAGTGAGAACTTTCATCACACATTACCAGTCAGttatattcaaatcatttgaACTGATTCTGGCCTTGtttcaaaaaacactttttttctgtttgtgtctaTAGTTTAACAAAATATCACAGGTTTTGAATAAACAAACCCGTCTAATTTacagtcaaaaataaacatatcatGCATTGATGAAGTGCTTTGCCTCATTTGCACGTCATGAGTTCATCTGCTAGACATCAGATGAAAATATTTGAGGTGCAACTATGACCGTGCAGACATTCCCacatcatttatttaacaatgaACGGTTATTCATGAGATTTATCTGATAGGTTTAACATTCACATTTAGACAATCTGCAATGTCTACCTGACCTTCTTAACTTTTACTGAACTGTTGCATGTTTGCAATAAAATCTGGAAGCAAAGTGTCAAACATTTTAGGCTTTTGGCAGGAATTCCTGTGAGCATGACAGTGGAAGGATGGTGATTTGGGCTTCTTTTGGACTTTAAAGTTGAATTATCTTCTAACTGTTCTATGAGATTAAAGCAAACGTGAAACCATAGGTCAATAATAGCATGTGacaaatatcttttttaaattagcaaacAGATTTCAATTTAACTAAACTTAACCAATTCtctaaaaaaagttgttaatttaaaaTCCAAGGATGTCAGATTTCTCAAGTAATGTTTTACAACAATATTTCCTTTTTAgtcaaacatatttatttttaaattaaagtctaGATTTGACCAAGCTTTTCAAAAATTGCATGTGAAATGTCTCTGCTCTGCAGTGCGTGCTCcgatttttcctaaaaaagaaattctgctGAGAGAAGACAGTTATTAAACATAAAAGGGAAATTAAAGTTGTCACCTTGAAGAAAAATGGCTCTTCCCGGAGACAATTCTATCCAGCTTCCTCTCTGTTTGCACAAGTCTCTCTTGAAGCTGCGCAAGCTCATAATCTGTTACTgcatgagaagaaaaaaaaaacattattttgggATCAAAGCACAAGGCTGGAAATTGCTCTGTTAAGGAGAGGTTTCTTGTTCAGAACATCATCAATTCTTGTGTTTAGGTTAAAAAAGAATTATCCGCCAagaaattatttacatttatctgtaataaaaaagtgtaaaaactgtCATGTGACAAACATGGTAATTTTCTTTAAGTTAGGACTTACTTTTCTTATTTGACACGTTTGCATTTGTAGTGAATTCTCCTGATCGATTTGTCTTCTTGTTGCATGTAAGCTGGGAACATAAACATGATTACAGCAGCAGAATTTACAATTAAACTCAATCAACcatgtattattatttctaagagttatataaattcacttttgTAACAAAGATTTCTCATTTTACTTTATCATGATttgcataaagctgaaataaaaactgttgtatTCGTTTTACACAGCGTACAGTGAGTGTTTACCTTGTACATAATGTAGAGGATGTATAGCAGGATCCCAAAGCCGTACACAGGGATCACCTGAGCCATCAGATTATGTTTTTTGCCTCTTCCACCACTTTTCACTTTTGCCATGGCTTCTACAGTGTGGGTCAGGGAAGGAGAAGGGTTTACGTCCCACTGTTCTGGATCCCCCGATGAAGGCAGCTGGTGCATCATGGGACGGTAGTACCCAGGTCCaactaaaatgataaaaagaagaGCAAACACAAAAGTTAACACCAGACCGGTTAATGCATTGCAGATTTAAGCAAATACATGTGgatgtaaataaacaaagaacACTTGAACATCACATTTTGTCACTGGGTAAAGTTTTTCCTGGAGCTTAAGTGAGTTCTGGGTTTTAGAGATACTGTTGTGTATAGATCAAAATGAgaatcagaaagaaaaacaacatgaaatgtACAGACTGATGGTCAACTCACCCCCAAGCATGCccttctccttcttctccttTGGTAAAAGCATCCGGGGCAGGAAGAGGGAAACGCAGAGAACAGAACATGATATGAGAGTGACCTTCTGACAAGTTGTTATAGTCATCTTGACTCAATAAAGTGACAGCCGAGCTCTAGTTATACTTGAACAGTAAAACTAGCATCCACAGATGTTGTCTGTGATGTTGGGATGTTCCAATCCAGATTAGAAGGGATTAAGTTTGATGCGTTCAAGTGCCGTCTGAAATGTTGCCTCTAAATCCCTAAACCTGAATTGTGGAACTTCTTGCTGAATCAATGCTGCATTGATGTGAAATCCATATGATTTATGTGCAGGTagataaacacaaacaacataGTTATGTTACAGCTAAGAGGAATAATGGATTGAGACTACAAGGTATTGACAACAATAAACTATCACTTTACTTGGTTTAGTACAACATAGCAAATGAAGTTAGATTGTAATAAGTTTATTTTGTGGGAAACAAATcagaaataatctaaaaatatgtaaaattacATGTCTGGGAAAGTagaaagaggtttttttttttactggaatcTTTTCTTCTCATCCTTATGTGTTTTCCTCAAAGGAGTTAGTCACCTTTTTAAACCACAACAGCCCAACCATTAGATTTTGGATAAATTCAGGTGTATTGAAGTTTTTGAACCTTTAAACATCCAGGACTGATGCTCAATAATGTCATTTAGATTCAGAAAAGTCCATAGTCCTTTAGGAAGAAAGTGGACGATTAAAACTAGGGGTAGGGAAAAATGTATTctgcgatatatcacaataaatcGCAgatatacagatttttttccatctaaacCCTCTAActctagttggcagcagagcacacagagcctctttgagcagctctacatcaacaacaagatcttgcaagaaccagcttgt
It contains:
- the ric3a gene encoding protein RIC-3, which encodes MTITTCQKVTLISCSVLCVSLFLPRMLLPKEKKEKGMLGVGPGYYRPMMHQLPSSGDPEQWDVNPSPSLTHTVEAMAKVKSGGRGKKHNLMAQVIPVYGFGILLYILYIMYKLTCNKKTNRSGEFTTNANVSNKKITDYELAQLQERLVQTERKLDRIVSGKSHFSSSSRRRRSKTSISKKEEKLLRQLRQITLLMQEGRLDGASPEMEAEEMAYGADWEGYPEETYPKNENPCRRHRVNMATLNEPPCQQTPEALAERMEQVEEEMTEIENVEEGIDENVEEEEEEEKKHLLPSPQRTDETRQERLGLEVSKELQSYREGKKQITFSDQKRVFHYPKQDTEEEEEEKEEDVEEEDEETEMEDEEEAEDDDPLMEAENLLFSCEEYSNPDEEAEEDIEEYLLSPEEEEEEAEIHTEIPKEVGVSGLRMRNRRDT